The genomic interval GTGACCTAGACTGCATCCGGCCAGATTAAATGATTGTCCCAATGTTAATCACTGTACTGTGATGAATATGAAGTCGCCCCCTCGTCCCTGTTTCCCTCACCATCCTCTCCGTCATCAGGATTATCTTGCAAATCATCAACATCATCGTCCATGTAAGCATCCAAGTCATGACTTCTGCCATCCAAGTCATCTTCTTCAACATCTTCATCCATCTCCATATCTTCACTATCCTCCTCCGATCCATCTTCAGTTAATCCTATGGACTTGCCATAGTCATACACTCCAGGAGAGTCAGCTGCCTGATCATAATAATCATCCCCTGAAGCTTGACCATTATCATTGGATTCAGAGCCTCTACTAATGTTGTCATCTTCGACGTATGGTTTTCTAACTTGTGGTATGCCCCACTCTTCTCCACCTGAGCTCTGTGGGGAATCCACAATCAGCTGTTTGGAGCTGCTAGTTGCGGGGATCGAGCTGCCCAAAATTGACCTTTTATCAATTGTGGGTACTCTGCCATCAGATCTTTGCCTAGGGCCGACAGTTCGACATCCACGCCTACGCCCACCGCGTCCACGTGTTCTTCCTCTTCTGGTGAATTTTCTTGTGGCCTTCTTGAAAAGACCATTTTCAGCCATAAAAATGGCTCTGGAAGAGCTTGAACCAACACTTAGCCCTCTCCCTCGGCCACGACTTCCCCGTCCTCGCCCACGACTGCCCTGTCCTCGACCCCTCTGTTGACTTCCTGAATCCAACCACCCAGTGAGGTAATCAACTTGTTCAGGGGTTCCCATAGGATCTACCTCTTGCATGTTAACGACAGCAGAGTGTGATGGAAGCCTCTGAAGAAAAATAGAAACATTAGACTGGATTTCAACATATAAATATAGGAACCTAGTTGATAATTTCATTCTGACATCGATACGTAATAGAAGAAATATAAGACTTACAATATGATATCCTTCATTTTCCTTTCGAGACTCTAGCTTCTGGTTCAGCATATAAGAAATTGAACAATCAAGATCTAACAGCCTTAAAGCCACTGCTGCTGAAGTATTAGGCATCCATGGTAGTACTGGCACAGCTCCTGATTGAGCAGAGATGGTTGAGGCAACTCCTTGACTAGAACTCAGAGACGAAAGAAAATGGGGTTTTACTGCATGCTCCAACAATGCCAGAACCTGCAACCACAACATATATTGATAAGTTGTGACTCTCTTCACACGAGTTTTGGTTCAGTTGGTCAATTCACTACACTGTATCCAACAGCTAACGCTTTCTAAGAAGGATTGTATGCTAAAAAAATATGACACCCAGCCCTTATATCAAGCAGAAGGACCAAATGACATTCCAAGCaacaaatataattttcaatAAAGAAAATGCCCTAGGTGAGCGAGCTCTCATGAAAAGGGGGGAAATGACACGATTTTACAGAATATTTCTATCATTACTATGATAGTTACAATAGAATTAAGCTGGAACTGTAGTGATATAGCTGGCAGTTTAGTTAACTACTCCATTCATCACTtgacaaaagaaaataaataaataatttggtACAGGTAATGTACTACTAATCCTTTGTCAAACTAGCACCTTCATGCTAGTAATTATTCCGATAAGAATATACTTGCAAATATAATATAGAAAAAAATGCAAAATATAATATAGGAGGGGAGCCTTGGTAcggtgcaacggtaaagttattgTTATGTGATCTAGTGGTTAAGGGTTTGAATCGCAGAAAGCGCCTCTGCAAGGTAAAATTGTGTACAATAGACTCAATGTGATCCGATCCTTCCTTAGAACTCCACATTGCACCAGATTATCCTTTATTCATTATCTCTCAAAAATTAGTGAAAAGGTAACTCGAAACctaactctaaataaataaaagaattggTATAAAAGACTtttacataaaataaaataaaaacaaacgcTATAaccaattttagttttaaaatatattaaaaaattcaattatgTGGTGAATGACATTGCACGAGTTAAAACCTGCAACAGCTCCTCAGCAGATGCCGAAGAGTGCAATTTCACAGCCCAAGATTTCCTATAACTGTCCGTCCAAAAAGTTTGAAGTGCTTCAGCTGGAATTGCTGCCTGAAGTTAACAAAATTACATATCAAAATTCAAACTgataagcaaataaaattttggaACAGTGAATAGATTTAGGATTCTAAAACATTGCCCACCTCAATCATGGATAGCAGTGCCTTCAGCAATCTGATAGCCATTGGAAGAGTAGAATCAGAGAATTGGAATTTCCAGTCAGTGTCTAACTTTCTTTTCTGTTCACACAGAACCACGTGCTCTGAAAAAAGTGCATCAGAGTTTTGGAAGGTCTTAGATGTCTTGTGGCAAGAAGAACAATGCCTTTCTTCAGCTAAGAAAGACTGGTAACAACAACCGCAACTATGAAGCAACTCAGGACATCTCTTCTTCCCATATTTCATAGCACACAATATACGTGAATCATAGCATTCCTTCCACATCCAGTTTAAAAAACCTTGATATCTGACAAGAGCACAATTTTTCTCTAATTGATTACTACCAAGTTCAATTTTGAGAGATGTTGAGTTCTTTGAGTCATCAGGAGTAAGTCTGCAAAGAGTACTACTAGGACTGTCAATTTCCATGCTACAGTCTGAACTTGACATCATTCTGGAGGCCCTTGGTTTAGCATGATCTTCAAATGACTTAGTTGAATTGATAGCATTCTTTCTCCTCTTTATTGCCTCTTTGTATATTATCTCTATTCTTTGCAGCATTGAGTGTAAATGTGATTCCCTAATCCCCCGAGTGTCTAGAGCAGCTACAAGTGTATCAAAGGCCTATTGATAGAAAGTAAAATGGAATAAATTCTCAGCAGTTTAATTTCAAACAGGTGCTTTGCAGAATTTGGCTGGTTCTAATCTACATTCTTTTTGTTTTTACAGAGTTCTTCAAACAGGGAGTGATACAAACAGCAAAAGGTTCATTGGATTATGGTGAAAGTTCATTAAGATAAATGAATGCATTGACGAAGAATTCTTATCAGTGAAAGAAAAGGtatatggaacaagctcatccaaGATTGTCCTATACAGATGCATTACTGAGCTGAAGTGATGATCAAAAGAGAAATAAGTTGATCTTCCAGCAATAAATTTTTCACAGCAACAATAGAGAGATTTTCAGACATTCAAAAAGAGACCATATCACCAAGGCTGGTGACCGAAATCTGTGTATGATGAAGAACATAATGATGTGGTAGAGTAGGCCGGACTAGACAAGATCAGAGGAACAAATCAAAGAAATTAATTTATAAGCAgcccagtgcacgaagctcccaccatgCGAGGTCCCGGGAAAGAATCCATTGTATGCAgtcttatcctgctttttgcaagatgCTATTTttaggatttgaacccgtgaccttttggtcacatagcaacaactttaccgttgcgccaaggctaattaatttatagcatttcaaaatttgttttgtTGAAATTCAATAATATATACGAATTCACTCCACATGTTAGTTTCAACAAAACAAACATCTGTAAATCAATCATTATACCAGAACACGAGACAAaaaacaatgaaccaaatcataACTTCAAAATCTATTCATAATAATTgtctaatttttttcttattgCTTCCAGGAAAAGGTAATTAGAATCAGAACAATACATCATTATCGATTGttatgaaaaaaaaagtaaagaacAATGAGTTCACAATATTCATTTGGGAAACTAAGTGGTTATCATAAGAATACCTAGCAGATAGTCTCATTATGGTGCACAGATCTGGTTCATTTATATCATTACTGATCAGCTCTCTTTTTAAGATAATTAGACCATTAGGAAAGGGATAAGGCAAACTAATGAAATAGACTCTTTATTGTTTTATTCTCAGGTTAATCTTCAAACACACAATGTGGATGAAAATAAAAGGACCAGACTGATAAGACCATAAAGTTTCATTAAATTTTgggataataaatataaaaaaattggtCTGTGGTTTTGACAGTTCACAAGGAAACTATCTACAATATCAGTCAAGGTAGGAAAATATGAACGTTAGTCAATCTAATGCAATTTTATATAGGTAATTTTGCTAATAGATGAAATGGAAATAAATAACTGTATTACACAAgtcaatcaatttcaatatattgTAATTTAAGAGTAGGTTTAACATTTGAAGCTTAAACAAGATGCTGGATATTAAGTACCTCCTCTGAATCGATAAGCCTCCAATGACCATCTTTTGATTCCAAAAAGATTCTTCCAGAACCAGGATCATTTGGTGATGATGACGTTGAAAATAGCCAGTAGCGGTTTCGCCTACGGTCTTGACCTAGGGGTAATGAACGGTATACATAAAGTAGCTCTGCCTTATGACCAATGAATGATTTTAATTGAGAACGAGACTTCTCAGCAGTATATCCACATTGCTGAATAGATAGAGCATCTGTATTAGTAAGCTCTTGTCCCAAAGGCATACAACCCACATTGTTGATTGCTTCTAAATTGCCATCATTGGCCTTGTCCACATTGCCATGTGGAGTTTGGCTTCCCTCTCCTGCTCCATTCATTTGTGctatatcagccttgtactcacCAAAAGTACCTTGTAATCTGTTAGAATATTCTTCTCTAAAACGCCTTTTATCCAGCTGTGCTTCTGCCCACATTTGCTTTTTAAGCGCAGTTGCAGCTTCCAAACGTTCCTGTGAAACCTCAATTCAATTACATCATCACAAAatagaatttgaaaataaaaaggaaaaaaaatattaatacctcCAGCACTACTTGTATTGAGTTTCCTTCAATAGCAACGCCTACCAAAGCAACCAGCGCATTTAGGCGTTCTTCAACACTCAACTCAGAATAATCACCTTCTGACAGGCCTTGAACCCATGGTTCACCAAAGTTGCTTTCATCAATCTCTGTCTCCTCCATATTCACATTAACTGCTTCAAGAAACTTTGAATCGGTCTTTGTAGACTCAAAGGCACAAGAACCTACTGTTTTTGCATTTTCTGAAGAGGGACTCAAACAAACATTTTCAACATTTCTAATACTAGTTTGTGGAGTTGCTCCAATTTCTGTAACTCCTTTTAACTTATCTACTGAACTCAATGTCCTAGGATCTTTTGGCTCGCTTCTAAATGGACCATTCTTATCCAAGTTAGGATCAATGCCTGTATCATCTACCTCAGGATCATCACCAGCATCACCTTCTGAATCATCATCTCTTTCTGCGTCATCTACATCTTCTGTATCCTTTTTTGCTTCCTCAGAATCTGAAAGTGCACTTTGAAATATGTGTATCTTTTCTCGAGCAGCAGATAGCAATGCATCTGCCTCAGCAGGATCTTTTCTAAAGGCTGACCGCACACAATATGTTGAAGGAGCAGTTCGCTCAAAAAGTTTTGTGTCACGTGACAAAGCTGCAGCAATTGATGCTTCAGGTGTCCTGCTCGTCGTAAGATCTCTCAATCCGGATCTCTGATAATGAGACAAAACTCACTCAAAAAATCAAGAACACAAAAACAGTCATACTGAAGGTATATACCTGAATCTTGTCAGCAGCTTCAAGTATTGTTAAGCCTCTGCTTCCTTCAAGAGAAAGGACATGAAAAGCAGCAAATTTTACTGTTCCAGGAGTCAGCCGATGTCGAGGTCTTCGCCGATGTGTGTACCCCCTTTCATGCATTAGAGCAACAGCATTTTCAACAGCTGAACCATTCCGCAAAGTAGAAATAACATTCTCACCAATACCCTGAATACAAATTGCTTGAGTTAGTATTAGCTgcataaaagagaagaaaaaaacaaagaaaaataatactattttactaACAAAAGACCGGCTTGAACATCATATGATGATGGCTAGCAAACATTTTTACTAAAATTGTTCAAGACAAAATTAACTAACTTTACAATTTACACATGCTCCTTGAAGTTTGAATGTGTCTCACTTGGCAATAACTGTAAGATCATATGCATGTTACTAACAAATTCGTAATTTAGAGCCATTGTTGGTGCATTCACAGCCAACTGTTATCTTTAAACTAAGAATAACACTGTTATGCCCATTTGTTGTATGGAAtacaaaaagtaaaaataaagatGACTTGCAGCCAAAAGATTAACTAGTGACTTGAGGTAGAAATAGCAACAATGATAAAAATTATATTCAATACACTTATgtaaagaaaagaatagagttgggTAGATacagatttttttaaaagtttatgcAGCTGAGATACCTCATTCTCATCCTGGAAATATGCGTgttcaacattttttttcttcaactGTGCCCCAAATCCAGCTGATAAAGCAAATTGTCGCAGTATCTCAGACCACGTCAAGTAATTTAAGTGGCGCTGCCAACTCCGAATGTTGAAGCCCCATGCATAAGCCTAACAAATGAAAGTAGAAAATTCAAGCTAATCCAAAAAAGATCATAACAACAAAGAAGCATCCCTGGAAGTAGGAACTTAAGCAACTCACCCCCTCAACTATCTGCGGATGACCACCACCTGGGTTAGCAGAACTACTCTGACTAGCACCGACCGTAATAGCAGGAGGCCTTGCAACATCATCAATGTCCTTGATTATTGATTTAAGAAGGGAAACATGTATTTCTCCCAGAAGTCTTGAATCCTGTAGGGATTTTATATAAGATATTTAACACAGTAGAAGTTGAAGTTGCTTCAAATGATCTTTCATACATTAATTAGCATTAGATAAATTTGATGCTGCTTCTAGTGATCTTTAAAGCAATGTAGACACTGAGGTTGTAATATCATACATCCATATTATCCAACAGTCGCACAAGAAAGTTCTTCAATTTCAGTGGCTTCAGTATAATAGATTTCAAGGTGCAGATAGTTGCAAGCTCAAAATAATTTGAGTTCTTAAAGACCATCTTATTTATCATGTAAGGAATGTCCAAGCTTCATATAAGGTAGGCAACAGTGAGACCACCTGTGATAGATGATTCATATACATCTACTAAACTAATGGTGATATTTTAAACAAAAAAGACCACAGCCAAAGATTGATttttaagaagaagaaaaaaatgactTAGGGTCCATTTACTAGAATGGAAAATATGAAGCAGGAGGGAAAGTAACACAAAAGATGTAGAAAATGATAGAGTTCCATATGTAATTTTGTCATTCTTTCTCTCCCCTTCATGTCTTTCCGCCCAAGTAAATGGACCCTTAAGTATACAAAATTCGCTTTTCAACAGATGATCTGTAACACAGAAACGAGCAATGATAAATAACACTGATACCTGAACAGGATGATATCATAAATGGCCTTTGAATATTATATCATTGTACCTTTACAAGCAATTTTAAGCATAGATAGTCAGGACATTAGACAAGGTTCATAAGCACTCACATAATCATGAAGAGATTGCACAAACTCATCCAGAGTGAATGGCCAAAGCCCTAATATGTCAGCAAAAGTAATTAAGAACTTCCAAACCTGAAATTCCAACAATGGCAGATATGTCAGTGACACCAAAAATGAAATTGCTCTCCCAATGGGCAAAGGACTAAATGGAAACAACACTAAAACAATAAACATGCACATCAAAGAGAAATTCTAATAAATGGTATAAACAAtgctaaaataattaaaataaaacatggtaaTGTAGTACTAATCAAAAATGAAATTGCTCTCACAATGAGCAATGACTAAATGGAAACAATGATAGAACAATAAGCATGCATATTGAGGTGATAAATGATATAAACAATGCtaaaacaattaaaataaaacatcTACATCAATAAGGCAGCATAACCAAGCATGGTATTGGGGTACTAATCAAAACCTAGTGATAAAAGCAAAAACCCATATCGTGAGATTAGAAAATGCACCATAAGAACGTTTGCTATATTTTCATCAGAATCCACCCAAGGTTGAACGCCAAAAGGTCTTCTCAGTTTTACAGAACT from Zingiber officinale cultivar Zhangliang chromosome 6B, Zo_v1.1, whole genome shotgun sequence carries:
- the LOC121989826 gene encoding homeobox-DDT domain protein RLT2-like isoform X1 produces the protein MESGEGAEEEQSQLQPATEALKKSAPEGGEKPSKRKMKTPYQLEILEKTYAVDTYPTETVRVELSGKTGLSDRQLQMWFCHRRLKDRKFPPMKRQRREEEPLPSTPLPSVFPSQNDRLSSKSGGVGLSSSPFSGGLGIDGESRRPVSRVAPVVPRIGADVSAIGRLYYDLGFPQSAPAQPTVAEMRILASVESQLGEPLRQDGPVLGVEFDPLPPGAFGAPIAEMPVQQKQPMHPYDDNIFERYDTKPMKATTFLSTADHLLASTSCGKRKLLASVPPMGHPQMGRKALHEYQFLPEQPSVPSETYDRVSQTHYYDSIEGSNVKVKSLPKKLHGNEQETPNYTFQGQISSAHLLSQSGRQHNFPSISMDSDDLPHSNTLPIPASDSQFGMYQIAGEENQYVSSDRSARDDDFSRLERKYKSDEARITKEVEAHEKKIRKELEKQDTLRKKREEQMRREMERHNRERRKEEERMLREKLREEERLQREQRRENERREKFLLKESQRAEKLRQKEELRHEKEAARQKAATERATARRLAREYMELIEDEQLELMEIAAMNKGLSSICSLDSDALQQLDSFRTMLQAFPPSSVKLRRPFGVQPWVDSDENIANVLMVWKFLITFADILGLWPFTLDEFVQSLHDYDSRLLGEIHVSLLKSIIKDIDDVARPPAITVGASQSSSANPGGGHPQIVEGAYAWGFNIRSWQRHLNYLTWSEILRQFALSAGFGAQLKKKNVEHAYFQDENEGIGENVISTLRNGSAVENAVALMHERGYTHRRRPRHRLTPGTVKFAAFHVLSLEGSRGLTILEAADKIQRSGLRDLTTSRTPEASIAAALSRDTKLFERTAPSTYCVRSAFRKDPAEADALLSAAREKIHIFQSALSDSEEAKKDTEDVDDAERDDDSEGDAGDDPEVDDTGIDPNLDKNGPFRSEPKDPRTLSSVDKLKGVTEIGATPQTSIRNVENVCLSPSSENAKTVGSCAFESTKTDSKFLEAVNVNMEETEIDESNFGEPWVQGLSEGDYSELSVEERLNALVALVGVAIEGNSIQVVLEERLEAATALKKQMWAEAQLDKRRFREEYSNRLQGTFGEYKADIAQMNGAGEGSQTPHGNVDKANDGNLEAINNVGCMPLGQELTNTDALSIQQCGYTAEKSRSQLKSFIGHKAELLYVYRSLPLGQDRRRNRYWLFSTSSSPNDPGSGRIFLESKDGHWRLIDSEEAFDTLVAALDTRGIRESHLHSMLQRIEIIYKEAIKRRKNAINSTKSFEDHAKPRASRMMSSSDCSMEIDSPSSTLCRLTPDDSKNSTSLKIELGSNQLEKNCALVRYQGFLNWMWKECYDSRILCAMKYGKKRCPELLHSCGCCYQSFLAEERHCSSCHKTSKTFQNSDALFSEHVVLCEQKRKLDTDWKFQFSDSTLPMAIRLLKALLSMIEAAIPAEALQTFWTDSYRKSWAVKLHSSASAEELLQVLALLEHAVKPHFLSSLSSSQGVASTISAQSGAVPVLPWMPNTSAAVALRLLDLDCSISYMLNQKLESRKENEGYHIRLPSHSAVVNMQEVDPMGTPEQVDYLTGWLDSGSQQRGRGQGSRGRGRGSRGRGRGLSVGSSSSRAIFMAENGLFKKATRKFTRRGRTRGRGGRRRGCRTVGPRQRSDGRVPTIDKRSILGSSIPATSSSKQLIVDSPQSSGGEEWGIPQVRKPYVEDDNISRGSESNDNGQASGDDYYDQAADSPGVYDYGKSIGLTEDGSEEDSEDMEMDEDVEEDDLDGRSHDLDAYMDDDVDDLQDNPDDGEDGEGNRDEGATSYSSQYSD
- the LOC121989826 gene encoding homeobox-DDT domain protein RLT2-like isoform X2; translation: MESGEGAEEEQSQLQPATEALKKSAPEGGEKPSKRKMKTPYQLEILEKTYAVDTYPTETVRVELSGKTGLSDRQLQMWFCHRRLKDRKFPPMKRQRREEEPLPSTPLPSVFPSQNDRLSSKSGGVGLSSSPFSGGLGIDGESRRPVSRVAPVVPRIGADVSAIGRLYYDLGFPQSAPAQPTVAEMRILASVESQLGEPLRQDGPVLGVEFDPLPPGAFGAPIEMPVQQKQPMHPYDDNIFERYDTKPMKATTFLSTADHLLASTSCGKRKLLASVPPMGHPQMGRKALHEYQFLPEQPSVPSETYDRVSQTHYYDSIEGSNVKVKSLPKKLHGNEQETPNYTFQGQISSAHLLSQSGRQHNFPSISMDSDDLPHSNTLPIPASDSQFGMYQIAGEENQYVSSDRSARDDDFSRLERKYKSDEARITKEVEAHEKKIRKELEKQDTLRKKREEQMRREMERHNRERRKEEERMLREKLREEERLQREQRRENERREKFLLKESQRAEKLRQKEELRHEKEAARQKAATERATARRLAREYMELIEDEQLELMEIAAMNKGLSSICSLDSDALQQLDSFRTMLQAFPPSSVKLRRPFGVQPWVDSDENIANVLMVWKFLITFADILGLWPFTLDEFVQSLHDYDSRLLGEIHVSLLKSIIKDIDDVARPPAITVGASQSSSANPGGGHPQIVEGAYAWGFNIRSWQRHLNYLTWSEILRQFALSAGFGAQLKKKNVEHAYFQDENEGIGENVISTLRNGSAVENAVALMHERGYTHRRRPRHRLTPGTVKFAAFHVLSLEGSRGLTILEAADKIQRSGLRDLTTSRTPEASIAAALSRDTKLFERTAPSTYCVRSAFRKDPAEADALLSAAREKIHIFQSALSDSEEAKKDTEDVDDAERDDDSEGDAGDDPEVDDTGIDPNLDKNGPFRSEPKDPRTLSSVDKLKGVTEIGATPQTSIRNVENVCLSPSSENAKTVGSCAFESTKTDSKFLEAVNVNMEETEIDESNFGEPWVQGLSEGDYSELSVEERLNALVALVGVAIEGNSIQVVLEERLEAATALKKQMWAEAQLDKRRFREEYSNRLQGTFGEYKADIAQMNGAGEGSQTPHGNVDKANDGNLEAINNVGCMPLGQELTNTDALSIQQCGYTAEKSRSQLKSFIGHKAELLYVYRSLPLGQDRRRNRYWLFSTSSSPNDPGSGRIFLESKDGHWRLIDSEEAFDTLVAALDTRGIRESHLHSMLQRIEIIYKEAIKRRKNAINSTKSFEDHAKPRASRMMSSSDCSMEIDSPSSTLCRLTPDDSKNSTSLKIELGSNQLEKNCALVRYQGFLNWMWKECYDSRILCAMKYGKKRCPELLHSCGCCYQSFLAEERHCSSCHKTSKTFQNSDALFSEHVVLCEQKRKLDTDWKFQFSDSTLPMAIRLLKALLSMIEAAIPAEALQTFWTDSYRKSWAVKLHSSASAEELLQVLALLEHAVKPHFLSSLSSSQGVASTISAQSGAVPVLPWMPNTSAAVALRLLDLDCSISYMLNQKLESRKENEGYHIRLPSHSAVVNMQEVDPMGTPEQVDYLTGWLDSGSQQRGRGQGSRGRGRGSRGRGRGLSVGSSSSRAIFMAENGLFKKATRKFTRRGRTRGRGGRRRGCRTVGPRQRSDGRVPTIDKRSILGSSIPATSSSKQLIVDSPQSSGGEEWGIPQVRKPYVEDDNISRGSESNDNGQASGDDYYDQAADSPGVYDYGKSIGLTEDGSEEDSEDMEMDEDVEEDDLDGRSHDLDAYMDDDVDDLQDNPDDGEDGEGNRDEGATSYSSQYSD